One window of Leptospira yasudae genomic DNA carries:
- a CDS encoding SpoIIE family protein phosphatase: MTNFLQLNYYSIGYISGTIFSTFLLVYLLSLKGKSKQTWILVGYFFFALLLNVGFVLRTSVFTPDIAKPASFVIALYTCFSNLALLSFIYSFPKNRNKKESYISFFIVAGLGIYGYAYYILQNLNSEVFYNYDTQLFEFQTPQSTAPMGLIHFLTFLWILTIIVRKTIGEERELRRRENNPDNRFFHLLSSNARMLRSFGYAVILHTCFSAVYVLYAANKISFADFQLILTSATSIQLFIYTVIYLNNSPQPSSFMVKIVGVTLVTTLTILSIVSRITFRINETYFDEARNIEIETIIKNIGKLDKTVVPENVLYVSSRPKSDGLFAASFKVEHKKLNAVQSKLLFQSEAAEMGKYINRFQKKVLSSKNEWKDYYGLDENASVSVSNRMYRSLKLANGETILLVRYLFKNGDSIYEVAYPYSSYMEMVGSIVVKMATLIVFTALLILLLFPYLFHGGLIRPLMSLLSGVKEVNEGQYEVSVPVQAEDEIGFLSRSFNHMVESIRSAQEKLKDYAETLEEKVVERTHELQQSLEKVQELKTKQDADYYLTSLLIQPLGQNKSSSENVFVEFLTEQKKKFQFKRWASEIGGDLCVSSKITLKGKSYSVILNGDAMGKSMQGAGGALVLGSVFEAILERSRNSFDVMNLFPERWLKNTFIELHNIFTSFDGTMLVSVFVCLLDEESGLLYYMNAEHPFPAYYRDGVANFLPHRFFYRKLGMPINMETSLHINTFQFQPNDVLLIGSDGRDDILIADESGSNMNENEELFLRCVERGNGNLQEIVREIKRMGEVTDDISLIRVEYKLAGMIEPAESEEVNKTYTKARQEFKQKNYDDTIPLLESILAKDPIYRRSRKILKLLTNAYIQKKQYQKAAEIALHYSNTSPEDSDCLFILSKCYKNSGNIKNATDFGERLRLRNPEHKQNLIHLSEIYQTAGDVSRATMLINEAKYYENNGNHSEQ, from the coding sequence ATGACGAATTTTCTCCAGCTCAATTATTACTCGATCGGCTATATATCCGGAACGATCTTTTCCACATTCCTATTGGTTTATCTTTTGAGTTTAAAGGGGAAGTCCAAGCAAACTTGGATTTTAGTCGGTTATTTCTTTTTTGCACTGCTTCTAAACGTCGGATTCGTATTGAGAACTTCGGTATTTACGCCGGACATCGCGAAACCTGCGAGCTTTGTCATCGCACTTTATACCTGCTTTTCCAACTTAGCGCTACTTTCTTTTATCTATTCCTTTCCTAAGAACCGCAACAAAAAGGAATCTTATATTTCCTTTTTCATTGTAGCCGGATTGGGAATCTACGGTTACGCGTATTATATATTACAAAATCTTAATTCTGAAGTATTCTACAACTACGATACGCAGTTGTTCGAATTTCAGACGCCGCAATCGACGGCTCCGATGGGGCTAATTCACTTTCTGACTTTCCTATGGATTCTTACGATCATCGTCCGTAAAACGATCGGAGAAGAAAGGGAACTTCGAAGAAGGGAAAACAACCCGGATAACCGGTTCTTTCATCTTTTATCTTCGAACGCGAGGATGCTCCGCTCTTTCGGTTACGCGGTCATTCTTCATACTTGCTTTTCCGCGGTGTATGTTTTATACGCGGCGAACAAAATTTCCTTCGCCGATTTCCAGTTGATTCTGACTTCGGCAACCAGCATTCAGCTCTTTATCTATACGGTAATCTATCTCAACAATTCTCCGCAGCCTTCCTCCTTTATGGTGAAGATCGTCGGAGTAACTTTGGTTACGACCTTAACGATTCTCAGCATCGTTTCGAGAATCACGTTCCGAATCAACGAAACCTATTTTGACGAAGCAAGAAATATAGAGATCGAAACGATCATCAAGAACATCGGTAAATTGGATAAAACCGTAGTTCCGGAAAACGTATTATACGTGTCATCGCGCCCGAAAAGCGACGGCTTATTCGCCGCAAGCTTTAAGGTGGAACACAAAAAATTGAATGCGGTTCAATCGAAACTTTTGTTTCAAAGCGAAGCCGCTGAAATGGGAAAGTATATCAATCGCTTTCAAAAGAAGGTTTTATCCTCCAAAAACGAATGGAAGGATTACTACGGTCTCGACGAAAACGCGTCCGTTTCGGTTTCCAATCGGATGTATCGTTCGCTTAAGTTAGCGAACGGAGAAACGATTCTTCTCGTTCGTTATTTATTCAAAAACGGAGATTCCATTTACGAAGTGGCCTATCCCTATTCTTCTTATATGGAAATGGTCGGATCGATCGTCGTCAAGATGGCGACTCTGATCGTCTTTACCGCTTTGCTGATCCTATTACTGTTTCCTTATCTATTTCACGGAGGATTGATTCGTCCTTTGATGTCCCTGTTGAGCGGAGTCAAAGAAGTGAACGAAGGTCAATACGAGGTTTCTGTTCCCGTTCAAGCGGAGGATGAAATCGGATTCTTATCAAGATCCTTCAACCACATGGTCGAATCGATTCGTTCCGCTCAGGAAAAACTCAAGGACTATGCGGAAACACTGGAAGAAAAAGTGGTCGAGAGAACTCACGAACTTCAACAGAGTTTGGAAAAAGTTCAGGAACTCAAAACCAAACAGGACGCTGATTATTATCTAACTTCCCTTTTGATTCAACCCTTGGGTCAGAACAAATCCTCGTCCGAAAACGTATTCGTCGAATTCTTAACCGAACAGAAAAAGAAATTTCAATTCAAACGTTGGGCTTCGGAGATCGGAGGGGATCTTTGCGTTTCGAGCAAAATCACTCTCAAAGGAAAAAGTTATTCCGTCATTCTCAACGGAGACGCGATGGGAAAATCCATGCAGGGAGCCGGGGGAGCCTTAGTACTCGGTTCGGTATTCGAAGCGATCTTGGAACGTTCGAGAAATTCCTTCGACGTCATGAACCTGTTTCCGGAACGTTGGTTAAAGAATACTTTTATAGAACTTCATAATATATTCACGAGTTTTGACGGCACGATGCTCGTATCCGTATTCGTTTGTCTCTTAGACGAAGAATCCGGTCTTCTCTATTACATGAATGCGGAACATCCCTTTCCCGCCTATTATCGCGACGGTGTCGCGAATTTTCTACCGCATCGATTCTTTTATCGAAAACTCGGAATGCCGATCAACATGGAAACGAGCCTTCATATCAATACGTTCCAATTTCAACCGAACGACGTTCTATTGATCGGTTCGGACGGAAGAGACGATATTCTCATCGCCGACGAAAGCGGAAGCAACATGAACGAAAACGAAGAACTCTTTTTACGCTGTGTTGAAAGAGGAAACGGAAACCTTCAGGAAATCGTCCGCGAAATCAAACGAATGGGAGAAGTTACGGACGATATTTCCCTGATCCGGGTGGAATACAAATTAGCCGGAATGATAGAGCCTGCGGAATCCGAAGAGGTCAACAAAACTTATACGAAGGCCCGTCAAGAATTCAAACAGAAGAATTACGACGACACGATTCCCCTCCTCGAATCCATACTCGCTAAAGATCCGATCTATCGTAGAAGCAGAAAAATTCTCAAGCTGCTTACCAACGCCTATATTCAAAAAAAGCAATATCAGAAAGCGGCGGAAATCGCATTGCACTACAGCAATACGTCGCCCGAGGATTCGGATTGCCTCTTCATTCTTTCCAAATGTTATAAAAATTCGGGAAACATAAAAAACGCGACCGACTTCGGAGAAAGACTCAGACTTCGAAATCCGGAACATAAACAAAATCTGATTCATTTATCGGAGATCTACCAGACTGCGGGCGACGTAAGCCGCGCAACGATGCTGATCAACGAGGCAAAATATTATGAGAATAACGGAAACCACAGTGAACAGTGA
- a CDS encoding N-acyl amino acid synthase FeeM domain-containing protein: MNSEETLVSNIKKVKQYAPASERREHGRIDVRMGGDILLFASHPNWKEPREFRVLDYSSLGLGIESLDKNPSLLNEEFQENISIQVDFRLSPKDANPYSFVCRVANKSHAPDQPLRVGLHRILGSEDIFTDKFDALMEISDQIPLFGLMDHPFLYDQTSLIKVKRISKKLFLIENYDQSLAIFPSMEIVFSLNLFSGNEPIHAKVESVRPIPGGISFLANIDFLSENTEKAIVRYFLRLIDIGPFALRKLGFNTANIKNIMTYRFVKSQQEYVEVLKLRKLAYSAVKKLSKEADLSDVSHWYDPNCRIITAWHHNRLIGSANVFFANGEDIPFELQRHIKPEEFKKLPNPKDMIEVVGLCMHHDYRKSDILMGIFERIFHVLITTNKSYIVAASDPYLWKVYEPLGFEKTGIKYTLHKTRELVLDVIIVHRRVGTYGGLKLDPMRWNELYRDMSKYLDGQGALPKTMGYKILSPIYKTYIEYAKFLDNSHQMIKQTQKGIIQSGIVQKVLDYEIIKRFIDNYQSENGKNNGIDQNP; the protein is encoded by the coding sequence GTGAACAGTGAAGAAACCTTAGTTTCGAATATTAAAAAAGTAAAACAATACGCCCCCGCTTCGGAAAGAAGGGAACACGGCCGGATCGACGTTCGCATGGGCGGAGATATTCTCTTATTCGCCTCTCACCCGAACTGGAAGGAACCGAGAGAGTTCCGCGTCTTGGATTATTCCTCCTTAGGTCTCGGAATCGAAAGTTTGGATAAGAATCCGAGTTTGTTAAACGAAGAGTTTCAGGAAAACATTTCGATCCAAGTGGATTTCAGACTTTCGCCGAAAGACGCGAATCCCTACAGCTTCGTTTGCAGAGTTGCCAACAAATCGCACGCACCGGACCAGCCGCTTCGAGTAGGCCTGCATCGGATTTTGGGATCGGAAGATATATTCACGGATAAATTCGACGCGTTGATGGAAATTTCCGATCAAATTCCTTTGTTCGGGTTAATGGATCATCCGTTTTTGTACGACCAAACTTCGCTTATCAAAGTTAAAAGAATTTCCAAAAAACTATTCCTGATCGAAAACTACGATCAATCCCTTGCGATCTTTCCCTCTATGGAAATCGTGTTCAGCCTCAATCTATTTTCGGGCAACGAACCGATCCATGCAAAAGTCGAATCGGTGCGCCCGATTCCCGGAGGAATCAGTTTTCTCGCAAACATCGATTTTCTTTCGGAGAACACCGAAAAGGCGATCGTACGTTACTTTTTGCGTCTGATCGACATCGGTCCGTTCGCTTTGCGTAAACTCGGATTCAACACTGCGAACATTAAGAACATCATGACGTACCGTTTCGTCAAATCGCAGCAGGAATACGTGGAAGTTTTGAAGTTAAGAAAACTTGCATATTCAGCCGTGAAAAAACTGAGCAAGGAAGCCGATCTTAGCGACGTTTCTCATTGGTATGATCCGAATTGCAGAATCATAACCGCATGGCACCACAATCGCTTGATCGGAAGCGCGAACGTATTCTTCGCAAACGGAGAGGACATTCCGTTCGAACTGCAAAGACATATCAAACCGGAGGAATTCAAAAAGCTTCCGAATCCGAAAGATATGATCGAAGTCGTCGGTCTATGCATGCATCACGATTATCGCAAAAGCGATATTCTTATGGGAATATTCGAGCGGATTTTTCACGTTCTTATAACCACCAACAAATCCTATATCGTGGCGGCTTCCGATCCGTATCTTTGGAAAGTCTATGAACCTTTGGGTTTCGAAAAAACGGGAATCAAATATACGCTTCACAAAACTAGGGAGTTGGTTTTGGATGTAATCATCGTACATCGCAGAGTGGGAACCTACGGAGGTTTGAAATTGGACCCGATGCGCTGGAACGAACTCTATCGCGATATGTCGAAATATCTCGACGGGCAAGGAGCGCTTCCGAAAACGATGGGATACAAAATCTTATCGCCGATCTATAAAACCTACATCGAATACGCTAAGTTCTTGGATAACTCGCATCAGATGATAAAACAGACGCAAAAAGGGATCATACAATCGGGAATCGTTCAAAAAGTTTTGGATTATGAAATCATAAAACGATTCATCGACAACTATCAGTCCGAAAACGGAAAAAATAACGGAATTGATCAGAATCCTTGA
- a CDS encoding alpha/beta hydrolase codes for MKRFVLFLTVTSVLYAGAVFYFSDQIIHFKKKTLEEDKQEQNITSLAKFGLDDHPLEVTIPLNQVTIKAWLFEPKNKKRCGSVITHGYTVTRYAVLKYAQFFYRLGCSSLVYDVRYHGLSTGDSSTYGYYEKDDLLEIIQWFKNRTGLKSSEIAIAGQSMGASISLLALAKSGERFSFLLADSPYSKATVVFRERAIVKYSSLILTMLPSAIWLASVRSGADLKDSSPEHFAEDIKTPTLLMHSAADIATLPSHSERIFSKLAVQEKEIHLTTWNAKHSENWNRNPKAYEDIIRAFIARYRIAPFYNLIPRQGF; via the coding sequence ATGAAAAGATTCGTTTTGTTTTTAACCGTAACCTCCGTTTTGTACGCGGGCGCCGTGTTTTATTTTTCGGATCAAATCATCCATTTTAAGAAAAAGACATTAGAAGAAGATAAACAAGAGCAGAACATCACATCGCTCGCTAAATTCGGATTAGACGATCATCCTCTCGAAGTCACGATTCCGTTGAATCAGGTTACTATCAAAGCTTGGCTATTCGAGCCGAAGAATAAAAAACGATGCGGTTCCGTTATCACGCACGGTTATACCGTAACTCGTTATGCGGTCTTAAAATACGCCCAGTTTTTTTATCGTTTGGGCTGTTCTTCTTTGGTTTACGATGTTCGGTATCACGGTCTTAGTACGGGGGATTCGTCCACATACGGTTATTATGAGAAGGACGATCTGCTCGAAATCATTCAATGGTTTAAGAATCGGACAGGGCTTAAATCTTCAGAGATTGCGATTGCCGGTCAATCTATGGGGGCGTCGATCTCCTTGCTCGCCTTGGCAAAATCAGGCGAACGATTTTCCTTTCTGCTCGCCGATTCACCTTACAGTAAGGCCACCGTAGTTTTTCGGGAACGTGCGATCGTAAAGTATTCTTCCTTAATCTTAACGATGTTGCCTTCCGCGATTTGGCTTGCCAGTGTTCGATCCGGCGCCGATTTAAAGGATTCTTCTCCCGAACACTTTGCCGAAGATATCAAAACTCCTACGTTGCTCATGCATTCCGCCGCGGACATTGCGACTCTACCTTCCCATTCAGAGAGGATTTTTTCCAAACTAGCCGTGCAGGAAAAGGAAATCCACCTAACAACGTGGAATGCGAAACACAGCGAAAATTGGAACAGAAATCCGAAGGCATACGAGGATATCATTCGAGCTTTCATCGCTCGATATCGAATCGCTCCGTTCTACAATCTCATTCCCCGTCAAGGATTCTGA
- a CDS encoding dual specificity protein phosphatase family protein has product MHPPKAILFTQCLQNDFTALIEKYDPLPNALHVGYLEAKRLLGEMTEYGPIHSLIEWAYSVDPQDLWIIHIRDWHDLSDPSQKEHLAQFGSHCIKKTKGAEFVFEPWIQNENDRHHIVNASGLNDFVDTTLEKILAPLKGHSIKVGISGVWTEAKVQFLAYDIRTRYPEWEIAICPALTASSSIGMHFIALDQMKEILGVKIFPSIGAFTSFLSGTVPNLEKRITHSRISSDHFRYEDGYKVGNTDEKLLLYLFRDCKDVEFRCLDGGFSGNVVLKSKSMDHIGHNQVPSVIKIGPRDLIAKERISFERIEEVLGNNAPSIVDFAELESRGAIKYRYAAMLEGNVRTFQKTFENSEDIREIESILDTVFLKQLGKLYEAASQEKLNLLEYYDFQSKYASSVRKRVESILGKPADGLTLEIEPGVFISNVCKFYEEDLISLKEYSAVAHYTSYVHGDLNGANIILDAQNNVWLINFFHTHKGHILKDLIKLENDILFIFTKIETADEWKEAIRLSEELLKIPDLGVPIPSQPRQPFGYPKIAKAYSAIARLRSYYPSLIQMDRDPYQLHTGALRYAMHTLSFDESNEWQKKWALYHGSLCIDAIREYIERSKTLRIDYLKSDRKESSLSRIGLTILPGRKDRDRNLENDIATIRKEGITHILCLLTENEFLEYGVKDLRKEYQTHGLNVYHCPVLDQMAPLIDQAIPTLQWMDQALSQNGKLLIHCVGGLGRSGTLAAAYTIWKEKLRAEEAISLVRESRSPRAIESGIQEEFLSNFETKFIH; this is encoded by the coding sequence ATGCATCCACCGAAAGCGATTCTTTTCACACAGTGCCTTCAAAACGACTTCACCGCTTTAATAGAAAAATACGATCCGCTCCCCAACGCACTTCACGTTGGATATCTGGAAGCGAAGCGTCTTCTGGGAGAAATGACCGAATACGGACCGATTCATTCCTTAATTGAATGGGCTTATTCCGTCGATCCGCAGGATCTTTGGATCATTCATATTCGGGATTGGCACGATCTTTCCGATCCGTCCCAAAAAGAACATCTCGCACAATTCGGATCTCATTGTATCAAAAAAACCAAAGGCGCCGAGTTCGTATTCGAACCTTGGATTCAAAACGAAAACGATCGTCATCACATCGTAAACGCATCCGGATTAAACGACTTCGTGGATACGACCTTGGAAAAAATTCTCGCGCCGTTAAAGGGACATTCAATCAAAGTGGGAATCTCGGGAGTTTGGACCGAAGCAAAGGTGCAATTTCTTGCATACGATATTCGAACCCGATATCCCGAATGGGAAATCGCGATTTGTCCCGCACTCACTGCGTCTTCTTCCATCGGAATGCACTTTATCGCGCTGGATCAGATGAAGGAAATTCTGGGAGTAAAAATATTTCCTTCCATCGGCGCCTTCACTTCCTTTCTGAGCGGAACCGTTCCCAATCTCGAAAAAAGAATCACACATTCCAGAATTTCATCGGATCATTTTCGATACGAAGACGGATATAAGGTGGGCAACACGGACGAAAAACTTCTTCTGTATCTTTTCCGCGATTGCAAAGACGTGGAGTTTCGATGCCTGGACGGAGGTTTTTCGGGGAATGTCGTATTAAAATCCAAATCGATGGATCATATCGGACACAACCAAGTTCCTTCGGTGATCAAAATCGGACCGAGGGATTTGATCGCCAAGGAAAGAATTTCGTTCGAAAGAATCGAGGAAGTCCTCGGTAACAACGCACCTTCCATCGTGGACTTCGCCGAATTGGAAAGCAGAGGCGCGATTAAATACCGTTATGCGGCCATGCTCGAGGGAAATGTGCGGACTTTCCAAAAGACGTTCGAAAACTCGGAAGATATCCGAGAAATCGAGTCGATCTTGGATACGGTTTTCCTAAAGCAGCTCGGAAAACTCTACGAAGCCGCATCCCAGGAGAAATTAAATTTATTAGAATATTATGATTTTCAATCCAAATACGCCTCGAGCGTTCGCAAACGCGTCGAATCGATTCTCGGCAAACCCGCCGACGGTTTGACCTTGGAGATAGAACCCGGCGTTTTTATATCGAATGTCTGTAAATTTTACGAAGAGGATTTGATTTCTCTGAAGGAATATTCCGCCGTCGCTCATTATACTTCTTATGTTCACGGGGATTTAAACGGTGCAAACATTATTCTCGACGCACAAAACAACGTTTGGCTGATCAACTTCTTTCATACGCACAAAGGACATATCCTAAAAGACCTGATCAAACTGGAAAACGACATTCTGTTTATTTTCACTAAAATAGAAACCGCGGACGAATGGAAAGAAGCGATTCGATTGAGCGAGGAACTTTTGAAAATTCCGGATTTAGGAGTTCCGATTCCGTCTCAACCCCGGCAACCCTTCGGATATCCGAAGATCGCAAAGGCGTATTCGGCCATCGCACGTCTTCGATCGTATTATCCTTCTCTAATACAAATGGACAGAGATCCGTATCAACTCCACACGGGCGCGCTTCGTTACGCAATGCATACGCTATCCTTCGACGAATCGAACGAATGGCAAAAGAAATGGGCCTTGTATCACGGAAGTCTTTGTATCGACGCGATCCGAGAATATATCGAACGATCCAAAACTCTTCGCATCGACTACTTGAAATCAGATCGAAAGGAGTCGAGTCTTTCCCGAATCGGACTTACCATTCTTCCGGGAAGAAAGGACCGCGATCGGAATTTGGAAAACGATATTGCGACCATTCGAAAGGAAGGAATCACGCATATTCTCTGTCTTTTAACGGAAAACGAATTTTTAGAATACGGAGTCAAGGACTTACGAAAAGAATATCAAACGCACGGCTTAAACGTATATCATTGTCCGGTCTTGGACCAGATGGCTCCTTTGATCGATCAGGCGATTCCGACTTTGCAATGGATGGACCAAGCTCTTTCCCAAAACGGAAAATTACTCATTCATTGCGTGGGCGGATTAGGAAGATCGGGAACGCTCGCGGCCGCTTATACGATCTGGAAAGAAAAACTCCGAGCCGAAGAGGCGATTTCCCTTGTCCGAGAATCCAGAAGTCCGAGGGCGATCGAATCGGGAATCCAGGAAGAATTCCTTTCGAACTTCGAAACAAAATTCATACATTAG
- a CDS encoding adenylate/guanylate cyclase domain-containing protein, translating into MISFHLIRSRVFVFLLFCFLFNRCAAESERPFVSASSGVIDLSSWNFEEHGPVSLQGDWTFRWNEFAERSEVEPEKNRLMPVPKAWTRIKDADGKNYPGTGIATYFLKVILPENYPIGSLAILAETSETAYEVWIDATKIGAHGVLGKTADTSTPEWNVKILPFQVQKKEFQIRIPISNYYHARGGLTARLILGKEDQIIRLRERRMTVDVFVLGFLIAMALYHFTLYFLRKKDAALLYFGVLCFVFCFREITTGQNLIQVLFPGFPYLLHMRIVYLSFYLIPPITTAFLRALFPDEMRKEIHYAIVFVASIFSLIVISQDPVLFTGTIEYYYVFTFLCFAVGFYVLALALFRKRPGAIAILIGMSAIFLAYSQDIFYNKRIIPTFILAPFGLIALIFSEAFLLAKRYSLAFDAVEDMSESLKKVNSSYGLFVPRELLKILNKHDIFDIKLGDIAEEEMSLLYNEIRTFSDFSEKMSGKENFEFINSFLGKVGPAIRERDGFIDKYFGAGFLALFPPAPEKALESAVEIQRILREFNRERIANGKDPVRSGSGIHTGPILLGTIGEAERMESTVISPSVNVVSKIGQLSRMYDSSLLITDSTLFRLTNSSKYYYRVLDRIQIRDQRSVYTVLEVFNGLPESLIDSYMNTREEFERGILLFREKHFEEACVVFNRILEKNRADQAARVYLEKSVHNCRFGVPENWQGVTLLGD; encoded by the coding sequence ATGATTTCGTTCCACCTAATTCGAAGCCGTGTTTTCGTTTTCCTGCTTTTTTGTTTTTTATTCAATCGATGTGCCGCCGAATCGGAACGTCCTTTCGTTTCGGCTTCCTCCGGCGTGATCGATCTGAGTTCTTGGAATTTTGAAGAGCACGGTCCCGTTTCTTTGCAAGGAGATTGGACGTTTCGCTGGAACGAGTTCGCGGAACGATCGGAAGTAGAGCCGGAAAAAAACCGGCTTATGCCCGTTCCGAAGGCTTGGACTCGGATCAAAGACGCAGATGGAAAAAATTATCCCGGCACTGGAATCGCGACTTACTTTTTGAAAGTCATTCTTCCCGAAAATTATCCTATCGGCAGTTTGGCGATTTTGGCGGAAACCTCCGAAACCGCGTACGAGGTTTGGATCGACGCAACTAAAATCGGAGCGCACGGAGTTCTCGGAAAAACCGCGGACACTTCCACGCCGGAATGGAACGTAAAGATTCTTCCGTTTCAAGTTCAAAAGAAAGAATTTCAGATTCGAATTCCTATCTCCAATTATTATCACGCGAGAGGCGGTTTAACCGCGCGATTGATCCTCGGCAAAGAGGATCAGATCATTCGTTTGCGCGAACGAAGAATGACCGTGGACGTTTTTGTTTTAGGCTTTCTCATTGCGATGGCTTTGTATCATTTCACTCTTTATTTTTTAAGGAAGAAGGACGCGGCTCTTCTGTATTTCGGAGTTCTTTGTTTCGTGTTCTGTTTTCGGGAAATCACCACGGGGCAAAATTTGATTCAAGTGTTGTTTCCCGGCTTCCCGTATCTTCTTCATATGCGAATCGTATATCTGAGTTTCTATCTGATCCCTCCGATCACCACCGCGTTTTTGCGCGCTTTGTTCCCGGATGAAATGCGGAAAGAGATTCATTACGCGATCGTATTTGTCGCTTCGATTTTTTCTTTAATCGTAATTTCGCAGGACCCGGTCTTGTTCACAGGAACAATCGAATATTATTATGTTTTTACGTTCCTGTGTTTTGCGGTGGGTTTTTACGTTTTGGCGCTTGCATTGTTTCGGAAGAGGCCCGGAGCGATCGCGATCTTAATCGGAATGTCCGCGATCTTTCTCGCCTACAGTCAGGATATTTTTTACAATAAAAGAATCATCCCGACTTTTATTCTCGCGCCGTTCGGATTAATCGCGCTGATTTTTTCGGAAGCCTTTCTTCTCGCCAAAAGATATTCTTTGGCCTTCGATGCGGTGGAAGATATGTCCGAAAGTTTAAAAAAGGTGAATTCTTCCTATGGGCTTTTTGTTCCGAGAGAACTTTTAAAAATATTAAATAAACATGATATTTTTGACATTAAGCTAGGAGACATCGCCGAAGAGGAGATGAGTCTTCTCTACAACGAGATTCGGACCTTTTCCGATTTTTCCGAAAAGATGAGCGGAAAGGAGAATTTCGAATTCATCAATTCCTTTTTGGGAAAGGTGGGACCTGCGATCCGAGAACGGGACGGTTTTATCGACAAGTATTTCGGCGCAGGTTTTTTGGCGCTTTTTCCGCCTGCACCGGAAAAAGCCTTGGAAAGCGCGGTGGAAATTCAGCGCATTTTGAGAGAATTCAATCGGGAAAGAATCGCGAACGGAAAAGATCCCGTGCGTTCCGGAAGCGGAATTCATACCGGACCGATTTTACTCGGAACGATCGGAGAAGCGGAACGGATGGAAAGCACGGTCATATCTCCTTCTGTCAACGTCGTTTCTAAAATCGGACAATTATCGAGAATGTACGATTCATCTTTGTTGATTACGGACTCGACCTTATTTCGTTTAACGAATTCCTCCAAATATTATTACAGGGTTTTGGATCGGATTCAAATACGGGATCAAAGAAGCGTTTACACGGTTTTGGAAGTGTTCAACGGACTTCCCGAAAGTCTGATCGATTCCTATATGAATACGAGGGAGGAATTTGAACGGGGAATTCTTCTGTTTCGCGAAAAACATTTCGAAGAAGCCTGCGTCGTTTTCAACCGTATCTTGGAAAAAAACCGGGCAGATCAGGCCGCGAGAGTGTATCTCGAAAAGTCCGTCCACAACTGCAGATTCGGCGTTCCCGAAAATTGGCAGGGCGTCACTCTTTTAGGCGATTAA